A section of the Campylobacter lanienae NCTC 13004 genome encodes:
- a CDS encoding sensor histidine kinase has protein sequence MLIVIFSVMLYHYIKITIFENIVQNLTFEAKNISSKPEIIDLEYQDKSFDLIKIIPNDENLTRAEFVSTKDDNGTYLTLYYPFQNRILILTKNTSEYSLIVEQILVDILIINATAIFLILFYALFLSRMLLAPLRSFCLKLGELNERFLQEVETDELPIEFKPLGDGVNRLIGRILTFVQYQKELFIGAAHELKTPLSVMKTKNEVTLIKERDTQKYIETLKNNNEAIDQMNKMISSILEIGRQEGAQFEQPVMTDMISYINDIGNNFLILAKGDDKDIKMKLRPHSLKIMIQPTLFLHVLQNFVQNAIKFSPKGAIIEISSTLINGEFIVKVIDEGIGIDESKDLFAPFKRYGNSSGAGLGLFLAKGAAQALGGNIELRNRTDRSGTIATFILPIRNNKYKKQKFI, from the coding sequence ATGCTAATTGTGATATTTTCGGTGATGTTATATCATTATATTAAGATTACAATTTTTGAAAATATAGTTCAAAATCTCACTTTTGAGGCCAAAAATATCTCTTCAAAGCCTGAGATAATTGATTTAGAGTATCAAGATAAGAGCTTTGATCTAATCAAAATTATACCAAATGATGAGAATTTAACTAGGGCTGAATTTGTCTCTACCAAAGATGATAACGGCACCTATCTTACTCTTTATTATCCATTTCAAAATAGAATTTTGATACTCACAAAAAACACTAGCGAGTATAGTTTGATCGTAGAACAAATTTTAGTCGATATCTTGATTATCAATGCTACGGCTATATTTTTGATTCTATTTTATGCTCTATTTTTATCTAGGATGTTGCTTGCGCCGTTGCGATCTTTTTGTTTGAAACTTGGAGAGTTAAATGAGAGATTTTTACAAGAGGTTGAGACTGATGAGTTGCCTATTGAATTCAAGCCTTTAGGCGATGGGGTAAATAGATTAATCGGCAGGATTTTGACCTTTGTCCAGTATCAAAAAGAGCTTTTTATAGGGGCGGCACATGAGCTTAAAACGCCACTTTCTGTAATGAAAACTAAAAACGAAGTGACTTTAATCAAAGAGCGAGATACGCAAAAATATATTGAAACACTCAAAAACAATAACGAAGCTATAGATCAAATGAATAAGATGATTAGCTCAATTTTAGAGATTGGTAGGCAAGAAGGAGCGCAGTTCGAGCAGCCTGTGATGACTGATATGATATCTTATATCAATGATATTGGCAATAATTTTTTGATTTTGGCAAAGGGTGATGATAAGGATATTAAGATGAAATTAAGACCGCATAGCTTAAAGATTATGATTCAGCCTACTTTGTTTTTACATGTTTTACAAAATTTTGTCCAAAATGCTATTAAATTTTCGCCAAAAGGAGCCATAATAGAGATTAGCTCAACTCTTATAAATGGCGAATTTATTGTTAAAGTAATTGATGAGGGGATAGGGATAGATGAGAGCAAGGATCTCTTTGCTCCATTTAAGCGATATGGCAATAGCAGTGGTGCTGGTTTGGGACTCTTTTTGGCTAAGGGTGCGGCTCAAGCTCTTGGCGGAAATATAGAACTTCGTAATCGCACCGATAGAAGTGGAACTATAGCTACATTTATTTTGCCAATTAGAAATAATAAGTATAAAAAACAGAAATTTATATAA
- the plsY gene encoding glycerol-3-phosphate 1-O-acyltransferase PlsY — protein MNENLIAYLLAYLIGAVPFGLLFGLLFGGVNIKKSGSKSIGATNVLRVIKENNPTLAKKLAILTVICDALKGVIPILVAKFIFNLDISTLWAMGVLAVVGHCFSPYLMFEGGKGIATGAGVLACFLPIELIVAVVVWFITGKILKVSSLASLVALLTMVVSSFIFHYDMPSINTHAPVLIIAFVVVYKHIPNIKRLISGAESKVI, from the coding sequence ATGAACGAAAATTTAATAGCCTATTTGTTAGCTTATTTGATCGGTGCGGTGCCTTTTGGGTTGCTATTTGGATTGCTATTTGGCGGGGTAAATATCAAAAAAAGTGGTAGCAAAAGCATAGGCGCAACTAATGTTTTAAGAGTGATAAAAGAGAACAATCCAACCCTTGCTAAAAAGCTTGCTATCTTGACTGTTATCTGTGATGCCTTAAAGGGTGTGATACCTATTTTGGTAGCTAAATTTATATTTAATCTTGATATTTCTACTCTGTGGGCGATGGGAGTGTTGGCAGTTGTAGGGCATTGTTTTTCTCCGTATTTGATGTTTGAAGGTGGAAAGGGTATAGCTACTGGTGCTGGAGTTTTGGCTTGTTTTTTGCCTATTGAATTGATAGTGGCGGTTGTGGTTTGGTTTATTACTGGTAAGATACTTAAGGTATCTAGTCTTGCTTCTCTTGTTGCTCTTTTGACTATGGTGGTTTCATCATTTATATTTCATTATGATATGCCTAGTATCAATACTCATGCGCCGGTTTTGATAATCGCATTTGTAGTGGTCTATAAGCATATACCAAATATCAAACGTTTAATTAGCGGTGCTGAGAGTAAAGTTATTTGA
- a CDS encoding dihydroneopterin aldolase, whose translation MISVFVDNLEFDTIIGLLDFERVNSQKICVSMEFEAYEFVDYAAVCEITQREFNENKFYKVEDALEYFAIKFKATYPSLTKFYMKISKIEIVPNAIVGAKILKNY comes from the coding sequence TTGATTAGCGTTTTTGTTGATAATCTTGAGTTTGATACTATAATTGGGCTTTTGGATTTTGAGAGAGTGAATTCTCAAAAAATTTGCGTTAGCATGGAGTTTGAGGCTTATGAATTTGTGGATTATGCTGCTGTTTGCGAGATAACTCAAAGAGAATTTAATGAAAATAAATTTTATAAAGTAGAAGATGCCCTTGAGTATTTTGCTATTAAATTTAAAGCTACCTATCCTAGTTTAACTAAATTTTATATGAAAATTTCAAAGATTGAGATTGTGCCAAATGCGATTGTAGGGGCAAAAATATTAAAGAATTATTAA
- a CDS encoding beta-ketoacyl-ACP synthase III: MIKASLISIGAYAPSGVLTNLDLEKMVDTSDEWITKRTGIKERRIAKDEFTSDLGYKAALQALERSNLDKSEIDAIICATITPDYFCMPSTACVIANKLGLKGITAFDISAACTGFIYLLEVAKSMIESGAKKNILIVGAEKTSTIMDWSDRSICILFGDGAGAAVISASSDNHIIDVHTSSDGSKGDLLITPGCAIVNPANSQTIEQRLNFMKMSGNDVFKIAVNTLTKDVVDILEKNQIPPEKIDLFIPHQANLRIIEAVKQRLNFDDSKCVVTVQKYGNTSSASIPMAINDAYESGRLKSGSLMLLDAFGGGFTWGSAILHFGGK; encoded by the coding sequence ATGATTAAGGCTTCTTTGATATCTATTGGTGCTTATGCTCCTAGCGGTGTGCTTACAAATTTAGATTTAGAAAAGATGGTTGATACTAGTGATGAGTGGATCACTAAGCGAACTGGTATCAAAGAGCGACGCATTGCTAAGGATGAATTTACTAGTGATCTTGGCTATAAGGCGGCTCTTCAAGCCTTAGAGCGTTCAAATTTAGATAAGAGTGAAATAGATGCTATAATATGTGCTACTATAACGCCTGATTATTTTTGTATGCCATCTACTGCGTGCGTGATTGCTAATAAGCTTGGGTTAAAAGGGATAACGGCATTTGATATAAGCGCTGCTTGTACAGGCTTTATCTATCTTTTAGAGGTTGCTAAATCTATGATAGAGAGTGGCGCAAAAAAAAATATTTTGATAGTTGGCGCCGAGAAGACTAGCACTATTATGGATTGGAGTGATCGTAGTATTTGTATATTGTTTGGTGATGGTGCGGGTGCTGCTGTTATAAGTGCGTCTAGCGATAATCATATAATTGATGTACATACCTCAAGTGATGGAAGTAAGGGCGATCTACTCATAACTCCTGGATGTGCGATTGTAAATCCAGCAAATAGCCAAACCATTGAGCAAAGGCTAAATTTTATGAAAATGTCTGGCAATGATGTCTTTAAAATCGCTGTAAATACCCTAACTAAAGATGTAGTTGATATCTTAGAAAAAAACCAAATTCCCCCTGAAAAGATTGATCTTTTCATTCCTCATCAAGCTAATTTACGAATTATAGAAGCCGTGAAACAAAGATTAAATTTCGATGATTCTAAGTGCGTTGTAACTGTGCAAAAATATGGCAACACAAGCTCGGCTTCTATCCCCATGGCTATAAATGACGCTTATGAAAGTGGTAGGCTTAAGAGTGGCTCATTAATGCTACTTGATGCTTTTGGTGGTGGATTTACTTGGGGGTCTGCGATACTTCATTTTGGTGGGAAGTAA
- the hsrA gene encoding homeostatic response regulator transcription factor HsrA, which yields MRILIVEDETTLGKTIAEGLQEFGYQTDNSENFNDAEYFIGIRNYDLVLSDLMLPDGDGIDLINVIKQKSPRTSVVIISAKDDKESEIKAFKAGADDYIKKPFDFDILVARLEARLRFGGTNVIKIDDLTIDPDEEKITYQGVEIELKGKPFEVLTHLARHSDQIVSKEQLLDAIWEEPELVTPNVIEVAINQIRQKMDKPLNISTIETVRRRGYRFCFPKKA from the coding sequence ATGAGAATCTTGATAGTTGAGGATGAAACAACGCTGGGCAAAACGATAGCTGAAGGCTTACAAGAGTTTGGTTATCAAACGGATAATTCAGAGAATTTTAACGATGCAGAGTATTTCATTGGTATTCGCAACTATGATCTTGTGCTTAGTGATCTTATGCTACCAGATGGCGATGGAATTGATTTGATTAATGTTATTAAACAAAAATCACCACGCACATCTGTGGTGATAATTTCAGCAAAAGATGATAAAGAGAGTGAGATTAAGGCGTTTAAAGCTGGTGCTGATGATTATATCAAAAAGCCTTTTGATTTTGATATTTTGGTGGCTAGATTAGAGGCCAGACTTCGCTTTGGTGGGACAAATGTGATAAAGATTGATGATCTAACAATAGATCCTGATGAAGAGAAAATCACATATCAGGGCGTAGAGATAGAATTAAAGGGCAAACCATTTGAAGTTTTAACTCATTTAGCAAGACACAGTGATCAAATAGTAAGCAAAGAGCAGTTATTAGATGCGATTTGGGAAGAGCCAGAGCTAGTAACTCCAAATGTAATTGAAGTAGCAATAAATCAAATTCGCCAAAAAATGGATAAACCATTAAATATCTCAACAATAGAAACAGTAAGACGCCGTGGATATAGATTTTGCTTTCCCAAAAAAGCTTAA